A stretch of DNA from Spirosoma endbachense:
ACGGGTAAAGTTGACCGACGGGATATTGCGTCTCTACCATGCGCCTTAAATATAAAAATCGGCAATGCGCTGGTGTCGCGATTCGGTCTGGATTTTCAGGCTGATGGTTTGAAGAGCCCAATTCGCGAGAAATTTCTGATCGACTTCAACCAGTATAGAATGGATGCGCTGGCCCTCCGGCAAAATCCAGAAAAGCCGGATGAAGAACAAATTCATGCCCGAATACAGGAATTTGCCGAATTTCTGAATCAGGTAGCACTCGCTGGGCAGAAAGAAGTTCTTGAGATTCGTCGGCTCGAAGCCAGACTCGCACAGGCGGCTTTACCGTTTGATTCCATTAGTCAGGATGACCGACAACAGAAGCTAACCAGCCACCTACAACAGAAAAAAGCGGCTTACATCAATAAACAACGTGTGTTTCAGCAGGCGGTTGAGTGGCGATTTGCGTTTCCTGACGTGCTTGATGAAACCGGAAATTATGCGGGTTTTGATGCTGTGATCGGCGTTCCACCATTCACTCGCCCCGAAGGATTTCCCAGCTCCAGGGCGTATTTTCAGGGAACGTTTCCAAATACCTATACAAGTAAGGCCGATCCGTACGTACTGTTTGTTGAACTGGGGCTCAACTTGCTGAAGCCGGGCGGGCAATTGACCTATGGGCTACCAACGAAATGGACACAGGTAGGATACGCGAGTAAATTGCGTAACTGGCTACAGACCGAAGCCGTCGAGCAGAAAGTAGCTGTAAGCGGCCTGACCAATACCGACGAAAAGCCAGCACAACTGAGTGTTTTGTCAATCCGTAAGGTAGAAGAATAATTTAATCAGGCACAGAAGTATGCCACGGTTTCTGTGCAGGTAAATAGGCAAATTCGCTTTTGGCCACCAGATCAATACATAATTGCGCCATTTGACTCAATGACTTAAGCGATAATTTGCCCCATCGGCTAATGACCTAACTTTCTAAATTGTAGCAAACCAAGGAAAACTTAAAAGAAATTGCCAATCTGCTCCTGGAATTGGTAAGATGGAACAGGTTATGCCCGTTGCTGGTTATATTTGTGAACCTACCAACCAAATTGGGTTTATGGGTAATCTTCAGCGTCAATCCGTACTGCACCGGCTACTTTGCCTGTTGATGGCGTTACACGTCATCAATGTCAGTATTGATGCGCCTGATCCATACGCTACCCCCAGGTTTCCCGGCGAACGACGCGAGAATTTGTCGATCAACGAAATAGAAAGCTTCAGTGAGCTTCTGCTGGAAGAATGCTTCGGTCTCGAAAATGCCATACCCGAACACGAAGAATCCGACGACTCCGAGGTAACCAACGTTGAACAGGATTATTTCTTCCATCAGCTGTTTGTGTTCCGCACCTTAGCCGAACATTACTGGTATTTGAATCGGCAATCGGTGCCCTTCAAGCCTGCACATGTTCCTACACATGTGCCCGAAATTTCGTCTCCTCCCCCCCAGTTCGCGGCATAACCCGCGTGTGTAAGAAACGTTTCTGATGCGATTCCCTATGCGTCAAAAGAGCAGAACCATCTGGTCTATTGATGGAATATGTCGCGCCTTTACACATATGGCCTGGTCTTCACGATAAATCAATCTGTGTGATAGCTGGTAGGTAGCCACCGAAAGGATGGCTGTATCTGCCTTGTTTTCACGCGTATACTATCTGCCTTAAAAGATGAAAAACTATGGAATTCTAGCCGCCCTTCTCATGGGTGCGGTACTAATTGGCTGTACGGGTAAGGAAGCACAAACCGATCAGCCGGAAACACTGACGTTGCCCGTTGTGAAATTGGCACGTCAATCCACGACGCTCAAAAAGGAGTATGTCGGCACATTGGAAGCGGTTCGCAATGTTGAAATCAGGGCTCGGGTGTCGGGCTTTCTGGAAAAGATCTTCGTCGACGAAGGGCAACCTGTTCGGCAGGGACAATTGTTGTTTAAACTCAATGAGGCCGAATATCAGGCCGAACTCGATAAGGCGAAAGCCAATTTAAAAAGTGCCGTAGCAGGAGCTAAAACTGCTGAAGTTGAGCTGGGTCGGGTGAAATTGCTCGTCGATAAAAACGTCGTTTCTCCTTCTGAACTCGAACTGGCCAAGGCCAAATTAGATGCCGCCCGTGCCTCTATTGACGAAGCAAAGTCGATGCAGGATAACGCTGCACTCCGACTGTCGCATGCGAGTGTTAAAGCACCTTTCGATGGCGTTATTAACCGGATTCCGTTCAAGATGGGTAGCCTGATCGAAGAAGGGGCTCTGCTGACTTCCGTATCGGATACCCGCGAAGTGTATGCCTACTTCGACGTTTCGGAAAAGGAATACCTGGCCTACGTCAAAAAACACCGAAAAAATCCCAGCGAGGGCATCCAGACGGTGGAAATGCTGCTGGCCGATGATTCAAAATATGCCCATAAGGGCAAGATCGAAACAGTAGAAAGTGTCTTTGAAGAAGGGGCAGGAACCATTGCTTTCCGGGCGCGATTCCCGAATCCGGAAAAACTCCTTCGACACGGATCGTCGGGCAAGATCCGGCTGGCGAATGACGTAGACGATGCGCTGTTGGTGCCCCAGAAGGCCGTATTTGAGGTGCAGGACAAGAACTATGTCTACATCGTGGATGCATCCAACAAAGTGAAGTCGCGGAGTTTTGTAACCCAGGGCAGGGTAGACC
This window harbors:
- a CDS encoding efflux RND transporter periplasmic adaptor subunit; translated protein: MKNYGILAALLMGAVLIGCTGKEAQTDQPETLTLPVVKLARQSTTLKKEYVGTLEAVRNVEIRARVSGFLEKIFVDEGQPVRQGQLLFKLNEAEYQAELDKAKANLKSAVAGAKTAEVELGRVKLLVDKNVVSPSELELAKAKLDAARASIDEAKSMQDNAALRLSHASVKAPFDGVINRIPFKMGSLIEEGALLTSVSDTREVYAYFDVSEKEYLAYVKKHRKNPSEGIQTVEMLLADDSKYAHKGKIETVESVFEEGAGTIAFRARFPNPEKLLRHGSSGKIRLANDVDDALLVPQKAVFEVQDKNYVYIVDASNKVKSRSFVTQGRVDQYYLVQSGLEPGERVVYEGIQNVRDGMQIIPEAVSADSLSSQSTLAQQ